The following coding sequences lie in one Amycolatopsis cihanbeyliensis genomic window:
- a CDS encoding DUF485 domain-containing protein, with amino-acid sequence MAQPEHESGTRPESDWTRVQESADFRRLRKRLRSFVFPMTGFFLVWYLLYVLLADYAPGFMSRPVWGNINIGLIFGLLQFVSTFVITGLYVWYANRRLDPIADRLRGEIEGDAR; translated from the coding sequence GTGGCACAGCCCGAGCACGAGAGCGGTACCCGGCCGGAGTCGGACTGGACGAGGGTGCAGGAAAGTGCTGATTTCAGGCGGTTGCGTAAACGGTTGCGAAGCTTTGTTTTTCCGATGACGGGTTTCTTTTTGGTGTGGTATTTGTTGTATGTGTTGCTTGCGGATTACGCGCCGGGTTTCATGTCGAGGCCGGTGTGGGGGAATATCAATATCGGGTTGATTTTCGGGTTGTTGCAGTTCGTGTCCACGTTCGTGATCACGGGGTTGTACGTGTGGTACGCCAACCGCCGGCTGGACCCGATCGCGGACCGGCTCCGCGGTGAGATCGAGGGGGATGCCCGATGA
- a CDS encoding rhodanese-like domain-containing protein, with product MVNFADVPTASVADLPTDGCTLLDVREHDEWSAGHAPGAVHIPLGDLPARVDELARFPDDRPVYVVCRTGGRSAQAAAWLNASGWDAVNVAGGMKSWHTEGRPLVGEHEGAAPEVL from the coding sequence GTGGTGAACTTTGCCGACGTACCGACCGCGTCCGTCGCCGACCTGCCCACGGACGGGTGCACGCTGCTCGACGTGCGCGAGCACGACGAGTGGTCGGCCGGCCACGCGCCGGGGGCCGTGCACATCCCGCTCGGCGACCTGCCCGCACGGGTGGACGAGCTCGCCCGCTTCCCGGACGACCGGCCGGTCTATGTGGTCTGCCGTACCGGTGGCCGCTCCGCGCAGGCGGCCGCCTGGTTGAACGCGTCCGGTTGGGACGCGGTGAACGTGGCCGGCGGCATGAAGTCCTGGCACACCGAGGGGCGCCCGCTGGTGGGCGAGCACGAGGGCGCCGCTCCCGAGGTGCTGTAA
- a CDS encoding solute symporter family protein: MSVLAQGVQGGNPALNISIFAVFVVVTLVVVFRASRNTRTASDYYAAGRSFTGPQNGTAIAGDYLSAASFLGITGAIALTGYDGFLYSIGFLVAWLVALLLVAELMRNTGKFTMGDVLAFRMRQRPVRAAAATSTLAVSFFYLLAQMAGAGILVSLLLGISGETGQSLVIAVVGIIMIIYVLVGGMKGTTWVQIIKAALLITGAALMTFWVLSRYDLNLSTLLGAAVDRAGTDGASLLGPGAKYGATDTSKIDFLSLALALVLGTAGLPHVLMRFYTVPTARDARRSVVWAITWIGLFYLFSLILGYGAAALVGPDTIAAAPGGANAAAPLLALELGGPLLLGFIAAVAFATILAVVAGLTITASASFAHDVYANVIKKGHVDSKHTEVRVARITALVIGTLAILGGIGAKNQNVAFLVALAFAVAASANLPTILYSLFWKRFNTTGALASIYGGLTTSILLILFSPAVTGTPTSMITTIDIAWFPLSNPGLISIPTSFLLGWAATLLSHEQHNHPKHAEMEVRSLTGAHAEKATQH; encoded by the coding sequence ATGAGTGTGCTGGCGCAGGGTGTGCAGGGCGGTAACCCGGCCCTGAACATCAGCATTTTCGCGGTGTTCGTGGTGGTGACCCTGGTGGTGGTGTTCCGGGCCTCCCGCAACACCCGCACCGCCTCGGACTACTACGCCGCCGGCCGCAGCTTCACCGGCCCGCAGAACGGCACCGCCATCGCCGGGGACTACCTCTCCGCAGCCTCCTTCCTCGGCATCACCGGCGCCATCGCCCTGACCGGCTACGACGGGTTCCTCTACTCCATCGGGTTCCTGGTGGCCTGGCTGGTGGCGCTGCTGCTGGTGGCCGAACTCATGCGCAACACCGGCAAGTTCACCATGGGCGACGTGCTGGCCTTCCGCATGCGGCAACGCCCCGTCCGCGCCGCCGCGGCCACCTCCACCCTCGCCGTGTCCTTCTTCTACCTGCTGGCCCAGATGGCCGGCGCCGGCATCCTGGTCTCCCTCCTGCTGGGCATCTCCGGAGAAACAGGCCAATCCCTCGTGATCGCCGTCGTCGGCATCATCATGATCATCTACGTGCTGGTCGGCGGCATGAAAGGCACCACCTGGGTCCAGATCATCAAAGCCGCCCTCCTCATCACCGGCGCCGCCCTCATGACCTTCTGGGTCCTGAGCCGCTACGACCTCAACCTCTCCACCCTGCTCGGCGCCGCCGTCGACCGCGCCGGCACCGACGGCGCCAGCCTCCTGGGCCCCGGCGCCAAATACGGCGCCACCGACACCAGCAAAATCGACTTCCTCTCCCTCGCCCTCGCCCTCGTCCTCGGCACCGCCGGCCTCCCCCACGTCCTCATGCGCTTCTACACCGTCCCCACCGCCCGCGACGCCCGCCGCTCCGTAGTCTGGGCCATCACCTGGATCGGCCTGTTCTACCTCTTCAGCCTCATCCTCGGCTACGGCGCCGCCGCCCTCGTCGGCCCCGACACCATCGCCGCCGCCCCCGGCGGCGCCAACGCCGCCGCCCCCCTCCTCGCCCTCGAACTCGGCGGCCCCCTCCTCCTGGGCTTCATCGCCGCCGTCGCCTTCGCCACCATCCTCGCCGTCGTCGCCGGCCTCACCATCACCGCCTCCGCCAGCTTCGCCCACGACGTCTACGCAAACGTCATCAAAAAAGGCCACGTCGACTCCAAACACACCGAAGTCCGCGTCGCCCGCATCACCGCCCTCGTCATCGGCACCCTCGCCATCCTCGGCGGCATCGGCGCCAAAAACCAAAACGTCGCCTTCCTCGTCGCCCTCGCCTTCGCCGTCGCCGCCTCCGCCAACCTCCCCACCATCCTCTACAGCCTCTTCTGGAAACGCTTCAACACCACCGGCGCCCTCGCCAGCATCTACGGCGGCCTCACCACCAGCATCCTGCTCATCCTCTTCTCCCCCGCCGTCACCGGCACCCCCACCTCCATGATCACCACCATCGACATCGCCTGGTTCCCCCTCTCCAACCCCGGCCTCATCTCCATCCCCACCTCCTTCCTCCTCGGCTGGGCCGCCACCCTCCTCTCCCACGAACAACACAACCACCCCAAACACGCCGAAATGGAAGTCCGCTCCCTCACCGGAGCCCACGCCGAAAAAGCAACACAGCACTAG
- a CDS encoding LytR/AlgR family response regulator transcription factor, with product MTVTVSAQEDTRRLLVLAVDDEPHGLDNLVHCLQSNPHVDRVFTAVDASEALRVLGSEDEQVRMRRDRGLPPIDAVFADLNMPGLSGMEMSRVFASLNAAPVLVFVTGHAEEAVNAFELGAVDYVLKPCRQDRLDKAVLRVLEKMQTAPAPELERGEQSVKTDDEVIPVELAGTTKLIPRSSVRWVEAQGDYARLYTTEGSHLVRIPLAQLEERWGKAGFVRIHRSFLVALPLITELRMGQGGYQVVIGNEEKVLPVSRRHTRELKDRLVGAPRNG from the coding sequence ATAACTGTCACTGTGAGTGCTCAGGAAGACACCCGAAGGCTGCTCGTCCTCGCAGTGGACGACGAGCCGCACGGACTCGACAACCTGGTCCACTGCCTGCAGTCGAACCCGCATGTGGACCGGGTCTTCACCGCGGTCGACGCTTCGGAGGCACTGCGCGTGCTCGGTTCCGAGGACGAGCAGGTCCGGATGCGGCGGGACCGCGGCCTGCCACCGATCGACGCCGTGTTCGCGGACCTGAACATGCCGGGCCTGTCCGGGATGGAGATGTCCCGGGTGTTCGCCTCGCTGAACGCGGCCCCCGTGCTGGTGTTCGTCACCGGTCACGCGGAGGAGGCGGTGAACGCCTTCGAGCTCGGTGCGGTGGACTACGTGCTCAAGCCGTGCCGGCAGGACCGGTTGGACAAGGCCGTGCTGCGGGTGCTGGAGAAGATGCAGACCGCGCCCGCCCCCGAGCTGGAGCGGGGGGAGCAGTCGGTCAAGACCGACGACGAGGTGATCCCGGTCGAGCTGGCCGGTACCACCAAGTTGATCCCCCGGTCCTCGGTACGCTGGGTGGAGGCGCAGGGCGACTACGCCCGGCTGTACACCACCGAGGGCAGTCACCTGGTCCGTATCCCGCTCGCGCAACTGGAGGAACGCTGGGGAAAGGCCGGTTTCGTCCGGATCCACCGTTCCTTCCTGGTCGCGCTCCCGTTGATCACCGAGCTCCGCATGGGACAGGGCGGCTACCAGGTGGTCATCGGCAACGAGGAGAAGGTGCTGCCGGTCAGCAGGCGCCACACTCGGGAGCTCAAGGACAGGCTGGTCGGCGCCCCGCGTAACGGGTAG
- a CDS encoding cation acetate symporter: protein MQSNPWALAGVVLVAALTFYLGHRSSRFAHSTHDFLVARRTVRSRRNAAAISGEYLSAASFLGVAGIVLKDGADALWFPIGFTAGYLALMLFVAAPLRRSGAYTLPDFLEARLGSTQLRKFSTAFVAFIGILYMVPQLQGAGLALTSIMPAPAWVGAVAVTFVVAFNVIAGGMRAITIVQAFQYWLKLFAIAAPTFVLCVVFFSGAAGGTAGSLGSVSPPMFEQETSVSIETDVLLEVGEPTPLRVSHQDDAEVVWIPGTEYQVEEGATLIFPAGASVPVVSGAPARNSTWLQAGSGGAEGLLGTYSLIFATFLGTMGLPHVLVRFYTNPDGKAARRTTVHVLLLLGLFYLFPVMLGALSRMYVPELLVTGKTDAAVLLLPSAMLPGIAGQIIGAVTAAGAFAAFLSTSSGLLVSVAGVLSTDVLPGRVRDFRVATALVALVPMLLAVLLRTEDLSLSIGMSFALAASTFCPLLVLGIWWRRLTWVGATAGMAVGGFLVLTALVSNIVSRYTGEWAPWFVEQPALITVPAAFLSTIVISLGTRDRTPDDLNAVMLRLHAPDPLGFMRDRAVARFGRAEEKARMGRGRHRK from the coding sequence GTGCAGTCGAATCCGTGGGCACTGGCCGGTGTGGTGCTGGTTGCCGCGCTGACCTTCTATCTAGGACACCGCTCGTCCCGGTTCGCGCACAGCACGCACGACTTCCTGGTCGCCCGGCGCACGGTACGGTCCCGGCGCAATGCCGCGGCGATCTCCGGGGAGTATCTCTCCGCGGCCTCGTTCCTCGGGGTCGCGGGCATCGTGCTCAAGGACGGCGCCGACGCGCTGTGGTTCCCGATCGGGTTCACCGCGGGCTACCTCGCGCTGATGCTGTTCGTCGCCGCCCCGCTGCGCCGCTCCGGTGCCTACACCCTGCCGGACTTCCTCGAGGCCAGGCTCGGCTCCACCCAGCTGCGCAAGTTCTCTACCGCCTTTGTGGCCTTCATCGGCATCCTCTACATGGTCCCGCAGTTGCAGGGCGCCGGGCTGGCCCTCACCTCGATCATGCCCGCCCCGGCCTGGGTCGGGGCGGTCGCGGTGACCTTCGTCGTCGCGTTCAACGTGATCGCCGGTGGGATGCGCGCGATCACCATCGTGCAGGCCTTCCAGTACTGGCTGAAGCTGTTCGCCATCGCCGCGCCCACCTTCGTGCTGTGCGTGGTGTTCTTCAGCGGGGCGGCGGGTGGCACGGCGGGCTCGCTCGGGTCGGTCTCCCCACCGATGTTCGAGCAGGAGACCTCGGTGTCCATCGAGACCGATGTACTGCTGGAGGTCGGTGAGCCCACCCCGCTGCGGGTGTCCCATCAGGACGATGCCGAGGTGGTGTGGATCCCCGGTACCGAGTACCAGGTCGAGGAAGGCGCCACATTGATCTTCCCTGCCGGGGCCTCCGTCCCGGTGGTCAGCGGGGCACCGGCGCGGAACTCCACCTGGTTGCAGGCGGGTTCCGGTGGGGCCGAGGGACTGCTCGGTACGTACTCGCTGATCTTCGCGACCTTCCTGGGCACCATGGGGCTGCCACACGTGCTGGTGCGCTTCTACACCAACCCGGACGGCAAGGCGGCCCGGCGCACCACCGTGCACGTGCTGCTGCTGCTCGGGTTGTTCTACCTGTTCCCGGTCATGCTCGGCGCACTGTCCCGAATGTACGTCCCCGAACTGCTGGTCACCGGCAAGACGGACGCCGCGGTGCTCCTGCTGCCCTCGGCCATGCTGCCCGGGATCGCCGGGCAGATCATCGGCGCGGTGACCGCGGCCGGTGCCTTCGCCGCCTTCCTCTCCACCTCATCCGGCCTGCTGGTCAGCGTGGCCGGGGTGCTGTCCACCGACGTGTTGCCCGGCCGGGTGCGGGATTTCAGGGTGGCCACGGCGCTGGTCGCGCTGGTGCCGATGCTGCTGGCGGTGCTCCTGCGCACGGAGGATCTCTCGCTGAGTATCGGGATGTCCTTCGCGCTGGCCGCCTCCACCTTCTGCCCGCTGCTGGTGCTGGGCATCTGGTGGCGCAGGCTCACCTGGGTCGGGGCGACCGCCGGGATGGCCGTCGGCGGCTTCCTGGTGCTGACGGCGCTGGTGTCCAATATCGTCAGCCGCTACACCGGGGAATGGGCGCCATGGTTCGTGGAGCAGCCGGCGCTGATCACCGTTCCCGCCGCGTTCCTCAGTACCATTGTGATCAGCCTGGGAACCCGCGACCGCACCCCGGACGATTTGAACGCGGTAATGCTGCGGCTGCACGCCCCTGATCCGCTCGGTTTCATGCGGGACCGCGCCGTGGCCCGGTTCGGCCGCGCCGAGGAGAAGGCGCGAATGGGTCGCGGACGTCACCGGAAATAA
- a CDS encoding S49 family peptidase → MSVPDKLISRIPKIGEQRDRGEVVAVLKLNGVITPHPSPLARGAINLSALESALTRAFEHDKLRAVALQVNSPGGAPTQSGLVAERIRQLAEKKNVPVLAFAEDVAASGGYWLACAADEIYAHRTSLVGSIGVVSGGFGFPGLLERFGIERRLHTAGENKARLDPFSPERDEDLEWLHKLQTQLHEQFVDWVRQRRGDRLSAAEDLFTGDVWLGSKAAELGLVDEVGNLREVLARRYPDAAIVVAEPKKPLLARLGLGAPAAGLVDAVEHRLLWSRFGV, encoded by the coding sequence ATGAGCGTGCCAGACAAGCTGATTTCCCGTATTCCGAAGATCGGCGAGCAGCGTGATCGCGGCGAGGTAGTGGCCGTGCTCAAGCTGAACGGGGTGATCACCCCGCATCCCTCACCGCTGGCCAGGGGAGCGATCAATCTCTCCGCCCTGGAATCGGCGCTGACCAGGGCGTTCGAGCACGACAAGCTGCGTGCCGTCGCCCTGCAGGTCAACTCGCCCGGTGGCGCGCCCACCCAGTCGGGGCTGGTCGCCGAGCGGATCCGGCAGCTCGCGGAGAAGAAGAACGTGCCGGTGCTTGCCTTCGCCGAGGACGTGGCGGCCTCCGGCGGTTACTGGCTGGCCTGCGCCGCCGACGAGATCTACGCGCACCGCACCTCGCTGGTCGGCTCGATCGGGGTGGTCAGCGGCGGGTTCGGCTTCCCCGGCCTGCTCGAGCGGTTCGGCATCGAGCGCAGGCTGCACACGGCGGGGGAGAACAAGGCAAGGCTGGACCCGTTCAGCCCGGAGCGGGACGAGGACCTGGAATGGCTGCACAAGCTACAGACCCAGCTACACGAGCAGTTCGTGGACTGGGTTCGGCAGCGTCGCGGCGACCGGCTGTCGGCGGCGGAGGACCTGTTCACCGGGGATGTCTGGCTGGGCAGTAAGGCGGCCGAGCTCGGGCTGGTGGACGAGGTCGGCAACCTGCGCGAAGTGCTGGCGCGACGTTATCCTGACGCGGCGATCGTTGTCGCCGAGCCGAAGAAGCCCCTGCTGGCGCGGCTCGGGCTCGGGGCGCCCGCGGCCGGGCTGGTCGACGCCGTCGAGCACCGGTTGCTGTGGTCGCGGTTCGGGGTATGA